In one Streptomyces venezuelae genomic region, the following are encoded:
- a CDS encoding AI-2E family transporter translates to MAPTDETAQVTQDTAPPGTTPPAQPPAGAEAGHGARMPRWLPRAMVLALALVACFQLGSWAFHQLTGLLINVLIAFFLALAVEPAVSWMAARGMRRGFATFLVFLGVVIASAGFVALMGSMLAGQIVDMVEDFPDYLDKVISWINQTFHTDLSRVEVQDSLVHSDWLQKYVQNSASGVLDVSAQVLGGLFQLLTILLFSFYFAADGPRLRRALCSVLPPAKQAEVLRAWEIAVDKTGGYLYSRGLMALISGIAHYILLQVLEVPYAPVLAVWVGLVSQFIPTIGTYLAGALPMLIAFTVDPWYSLWVLVFVVIYQQFENYVLQPKLTAKSVDIHPAVAFGSVIAGTALLGAVGALIAIPAVATLQAFLGAYVKRYDVTDDPRVHGHRRRVGAPLLARMRRALRGPNRPEAPAEPGGSSPKPGKRR, encoded by the coding sequence GTGGCACCGACAGACGAGACCGCGCAGGTCACCCAGGACACCGCTCCGCCCGGCACGACGCCGCCCGCACAGCCCCCCGCCGGGGCCGAGGCAGGGCACGGCGCCCGCATGCCGCGCTGGCTGCCGCGCGCCATGGTTCTCGCCCTCGCGCTCGTCGCCTGCTTCCAGCTGGGCAGTTGGGCGTTCCATCAGCTGACCGGGCTGTTGATCAACGTATTGATCGCGTTCTTCCTGGCGCTCGCGGTCGAGCCCGCGGTGAGCTGGATGGCTGCGCGCGGGATGCGCAGGGGCTTCGCCACGTTCCTGGTCTTCCTGGGCGTCGTGATCGCCAGCGCCGGCTTCGTCGCCTTGATGGGGTCGATGCTCGCGGGCCAGATCGTCGACATGGTCGAGGACTTCCCGGACTACCTGGACAAGGTCATCAGCTGGATCAACCAGACCTTCCACACGGACCTCTCCCGCGTCGAGGTCCAGGACAGCCTGGTCCACTCCGACTGGCTGCAGAAGTACGTGCAGAACAGTGCCAGCGGTGTCCTGGACGTCTCCGCGCAGGTGCTGGGCGGCCTCTTCCAGCTCCTGACGATCCTGCTGTTCTCGTTCTACTTCGCGGCCGACGGGCCGAGGCTGCGGCGCGCGCTGTGCTCGGTGCTGCCGCCCGCCAAGCAGGCCGAGGTGCTGCGGGCCTGGGAGATCGCGGTCGACAAGACCGGCGGCTACCTCTACTCGCGCGGCCTGATGGCGCTGATCTCCGGGATCGCGCACTACATCCTGCTCCAGGTGCTCGAAGTGCCCTACGCGCCGGTGCTCGCCGTGTGGGTGGGCCTCGTGTCCCAGTTCATCCCCACCATCGGCACGTATCTGGCGGGCGCTCTGCCGATGCTGATCGCCTTCACGGTCGACCCCTGGTACTCGCTATGGGTGCTGGTCTTCGTGGTCATCTACCAGCAGTTCGAGAACTACGTGCTGCAGCCGAAGCTCACCGCCAAGAGCGTGGACATCCACCCCGCGGTCGCGTTCGGCTCGGTCATCGCGGGCACGGCGCTCCTCGGCGCGGTCGGGGCGCTCATCGCCATCCCCGCCGTCGCGACGCTGCAGGCGTTCCTCGGGGCGTACGTGAAGAGGTACGACGTGACGGACGACCCCCGGGTGCACGGGCACCGGCGCCGGGTCGGAGCGCCTCTCCTCGCCCGGATGCGGCGAGCGCTGCGGGGGCCGAACCGGCCGGAGGCCCCGGCGGAGCCCGGCGGCTCTTCGCCGAAGCCGGGCAAGCGCCGGTAG
- a CDS encoding DUF3046 domain-containing protein, which translates to MRLTVFWQRMAAHFGAGYADSFARDHVMAELGGRTVHEALEAGWEAKDVWRAVCTAMDVPAEKR; encoded by the coding sequence ATGCGGTTGACGGTCTTCTGGCAGCGGATGGCGGCCCACTTCGGTGCGGGGTACGCCGACTCCTTCGCGCGCGATCATGTGATGGCGGAACTGGGCGGCCGTACGGTCCATGAGGCGCTGGAGGCGGGCTGGGAGGCCAAGGACGTCTGGCGTGCGGTGTGCACGGCCATGGACGTACCCGCCGAAAAGCGCTGA